One genomic window of Pelodiscus sinensis isolate JC-2024 chromosome 14, ASM4963464v1, whole genome shotgun sequence includes the following:
- the LOC142818301 gene encoding uncharacterized protein LOC142818301, whose translation MAAPAGEPPGPPAEEAPRGRKRRAPSWSPRELEALIELWKEEEGLHDLHSRRRNADLYTRLAQNLAQQGHPSRNCEQVRSKVKELRLGYVRATEGRGAGPDACPYFAELHSFLGEPAPQAPPVPVDTCQRPPINRPTEPEEADDSGSASGEEASVATQQAPSSNSSEDGEEPTAGPSTRPSIAAAAPPPAGQPRRHRLRQRDQLLRRHVHAVEAIQASIEEWVQGDLQWRQDAWAAFLAECRGMRTTMDTLTAHIVHAIHYGMGGAQAPAIPPVAQVMPPPIPAPGPVPAPPPIPAPGPVPAPPPIPAPGPVPAPPPAPVPAPVPAPAPVPGHAPVPGRVHAPGHLRVQPAPTRSAQRGQAGPRRSVRRGRPSQ comes from the exons atggcagctcctgctggagagccccctggacccccagcggaggaggcccccaggggccgcaaaaggcgggccccatcctggagccccagggagctggaggccctcatcgaattatggaaggaggaggagggtctccacgacctccaTTCCCGGCGCCGGAACGCTGATCTGTACACTCGGCTTgcgcagaacctggcccagcagggacaccccagccgcaactgtgagcaggtccgctccaaagtcaaggagctgcggctggggtatgtcagggccactgagggcaggggggcaggacccgacgcctgcccatattttgcggagctccactcctttctgggagagcccgcccctcaagccccaccggtccccgtggacacctgccagcggccacctattaaccgtcccaccgagccggaggaggcagacgacagcggcagtgcatctggtgaggaggccagcgttgccacccagcaggccccctccagcaactcctccgaggacggggaggaacccactg cgggacccagcaccagaccctccattgcggcagcagcgccacccccagcaggccaaccccggaggcacaggctccgccagagggaccagctgcttcggcgccacgtccatgctgtggaggcaatccaggcctccatcgaggagtgggtgcagggggacctgcagtggcggcaggatgcctgggctgccttcctggccgaatgcagagggatgcgcaccaccatggacactctcacggcacatattgtgcatgccattcactatggcatgggcggagcccaggcccccgccatccctcccgtagcacaggtcatgccccctcccatcccagctcctggccctgttcctgcccctcctcctatcccagctcctggccctgttcctgcccctcctcctatcccagctcctggccctgttcctgcccctcctcctgcccctgttcctgcccctgttcctgcccctgcccctgttcctggccatgcccctgttcctggccgtgtccatgctcctggccacctccgcgtgcagcctgccccgacgcggtctgcccagcgtgggcaggctggcccccggaggagcgttcgcaggggccgcccatcccagtaa